The Cryptomeria japonica chromosome 9, Sugi_1.0, whole genome shotgun sequence DNA segment CCTCCTCCTTTGGGTTTACAAACTCTGTCCCAAGCCATGAGCGAGATTTTGTCTTGTTCTTGATTTCCATTCCACAAAAACTTTCTCATCTTCTGCTGCATATTCTTGATGACTGAGCCTGGGAGTTTAAAACATGCCATAGGGAAGATAGGCATAGCTGATACAACTGTCTTCAGCATCAGAAGACGACCAGCCAAAGATAGCCACTTGCTCTTCCATCCCTCCATCTTTGCTTTGCAACCATCAAGCAAACCTTTCCAGATATTCATCTTACCAGCTCCAGCAAAGAGCGACATACCAAGGAACTTCCCAGGAAGCCGACCAATCTTTATCCCAAACAATCTGGCAATTGCTCTTTGAGTCCCAACTTCAGTGTGGAAGAAAAATATCTTTGATTTCAGCCAATTAATTTCCTGACTAGTAGCCCAACTAAATCTATCCAACACTTTCTTCATAACTGATGCTTCATGCATTGATGCCACACCGAAAAGAtaggtatcatcaacaaactaagaATGAGTTGTGGAATCCACCCCACGAGCAATCTCAATGCCTTTCCACATCCCTTGAAATCTCTTATGAGCAATTGACTGGCCAAGAACTTCTGCCAACAAAATAAAGAGAAAGGGGGATATTGGATCCCCTTGCTGAATGCCCCATGAGGTGGAAAAGAAACCTTGAGGACTGCCATTGACTAAAACCGATGCTGAGAACTGCATAATCATACTAGAAATCCACTTAATCCAAGCCTTACAAAACTTGAACCTTGCTAGCACAACCACCAGGAAAGACCtatcaactctatcataggctttctgaATATCTAGTTTTAGGATCATTCTTCTTTGTCTACTCTTCATGGCCATGTGGATTGCCTCATGGGCCACAATAACCTCATCCACAATTCTCCTTCCTAGGGTAAAACCGCTCTGTTCACAAGAGATCAACTTATCTAAAATTAACTTGAGCCTATTAGCAGCAACTTTTGTAATGATTTTGTAGATGGTGTTGcacaacaaaataggatgaaaCTCCTCCATCCCTTCCGGCTTGGCTTTCTTGGGAATAAGCATGACTAGAGTACAATTAAATTCCTTCAAAACAAAACCCCTAGACCTTGACTCTTGAACCACATCTAACAATTCCCCATCAAGCACATCCCAAAAGAATTGGAAAAAGAATGCCTGAAACCCATCTGGGCTTGGTGCTTTCTCCCCACCTAACCCAAAAAATAGCAGATTTTACTTCCTTCATCGAGACTGGTTCCTCAAGCATATTATTATCATCCCTAGACACTAAGGGAGGAATTAACTCCAAAAGCTCAGCCTGCAAGCTCGTCTGACCAGCCTCATTCCTCCTCCAAAGATTTTCAAAGAAGTCAACAACCTCCTTACTAATGCGGTCTGAGTCCTCAGTGATCATTCCATCCACAAGTCACAGGGAGAGGATTCTATTGAGGCTTCTCCTTGCTTTCACTGAACTATGAAAGAATTTCATGTTTCTATCATCGGCTTTAAGCCAGTTCTCTCACGATTTCTGTTTCCAATAAATCTCCTCCCTCTACAATACGTCCCCATATTTACTAAGTATATCTTTCTCCATGAGATAATCCACTTCATCCATCCCTTCTGCCAAGACTTTCACATTCAAAACCCCCAAATCCCCTTCAAtccttctcttttcatcaaagatatTGCCAAAcacctccctattccaagatttcaATTGCCGCTATATTAATTTAGTTtattaaatcaactttagtaaacaattctattcaacccagagttaacccttagttaagacaaaacttatttgatttcattttaatgtagaccatttaatgaatttatgttgtttaaaaaaaaaattgttgttctatttttgcccaaaagtttgggcatgacaaaagggACTCTTCAGAAGAAAATGGTTGCCTATTCACAAACCTAAGTACAAAGATAACCTACAACAATTTGCTAGAAATGAGGTGCCTCAATACAAGGTGGATCTGTTCTATAGATATTTTGAACTGATCTACTATGCAATTTATCAGGTATTAGGATACAGTGGGGATCCCATTATGTCCAAGGAGTTAATGTTGCTTGCTTGCGATGTGCAAAGTGAGACCGATTACAGGTTTTATGATTACCCCCAATTTGTTGCAGATGCACTACATGAGTCATTGGTGAAAATTCAATAAGATGGTTAGAAAATTACTTTCAAATGGAATTCATTGCTGATGCACATGATATTATTTTAGCGGCATAAGTATAGCATATGGAGTCCTTTTCTTAATATAAAGATTGTTTAGAAAGGTGTCAAGATATAAGTCAAGTTGTGGACAGCTATTTGGGATAGTGGATATTAGCATCCTCAAGCTCTTGTGTTTGAACTGTATTTTATCAAAGAGGTATATGTTGCATGCGGTATAGAGGTTCCCCAATGAACAAAGCAAGTGATGAATTTCCTGAGACCAAAGTGGAAGGAACAAGAAATCAAAGTGAATATTGACCATAATTAGGACGACTGTGATGGTATGACGAATCAATTAGGATCCGGTCAactagtgagaggggggggggagggtgaaccAGTAGATAAAAAACtaacataaacttttcaccaaaccaaaacaacctctcaagtcaaactcagaactaacaaattgcaatatcactgtcaaatAAACCAGTTGACTATCATAATAgcataacagtaaaacaactctgaaactcataAACCTTTTAACCATAACATTCACATACTTTATTaacaaaagtaaaagctcatttcagattgctatcagtcatcatatcatatctatgtGGATTTAGCAagtaagaaaattaaccatatcaaacataaccacaaaagcattcaccacttgacataatgattttgacgtggaaacccaaataggaaaaaccacggtgtagatgaatacccaaaagtattctaaaatcttctgaagttcaccctattaggagccaagcctgttaaagctttacaataagtcctattaagaagaaattatgttagggaccacccggttaagggattgactataatgccctattagaagcaatgccctattagaagcattaccttgttaggagtaaactcgatagaagatttgaaatccaagctaatggatcacctggttagtggatttagataacactaagcttgttagagcttacccggttaatggattt contains these protein-coding regions:
- the LOC131858376 gene encoding uncharacterized protein LOC131858376, translating into MITEDSDRISKEVVDFFENLWRRNEAGQTSLQAELLELIPPLVSRDDNNMLEEPVSMKEVKSAIFWSGFTLGRRIVDEVIVAHEAIHMAMKSRQRRMILKLDIQKAYDRVDRSFLVVVLARFKFCKAWIKWISSMIMQFSASVLVNGSPQGFFSTSWGIQQGDPISPFLFILLAEVLGQSIAHKRFQGMWKGIEIARGVDSTTHS